From one Jatrophihabitans sp. genomic stretch:
- a CDS encoding DUF4233 domain-containing protein, with protein MSRPEGPTADRRDDPTADRRDEAGSTQPVDLTKPQPPTMTAEEREAQRLHRANRATRGGLAALLCLEAFWVLLVPRGIANTPEGVSTTKTLLLVGLAAVLVGCAIMLTRPWGIAFGSILQVVLAGTILLVPALAVVVVIFLLLWLYLLRTRRIWLGTPKGWRMLIT; from the coding sequence ATGAGCCGGCCCGAGGGCCCGACCGCCGACCGGCGCGACGACCCGACCGCCGACCGGCGCGACGAGGCTGGTTCGACCCAGCCCGTGGACCTGACGAAGCCGCAGCCGCCGACAATGACGGCCGAGGAACGCGAAGCCCAGCGGTTGCACCGGGCCAACCGGGCCACCCGTGGCGGGCTGGCCGCGCTGCTGTGCCTGGAGGCGTTCTGGGTGCTGCTGGTGCCGCGCGGCATCGCCAACACCCCGGAGGGGGTGTCGACCACCAAGACGCTGCTGCTGGTGGGCCTGGCCGCGGTGCTGGTCGGCTGCGCGATCATGCTCACCCGGCCGTGGGGAATCGCGTTCGGCTCGATCCTGCAGGTCGTGCTGGCCGGCACCATCCTGCTCGTCCCGGCGCTGGCCGTGGTGGTGGTGATCTTCCTGCTGCTGTGGCTGTACCTGTTGCGCACCAGGCGGATCTGGCTGGGCACGCCAAAGGGCTGGCGGATGCTGATCACCTGA
- the ndk gene encoding nucleoside-diphosphate kinase yields the protein MTDAAVERTLILVKPDGVARNLTGVILARVEAKGYRIVALQQRSADEALLAQHYAEHVGKPFYQPLVEFMSSGPVVAVVAEGQRVIEGFRALAGATDPSVALPGTIRGDLGRDWGLKVQQNLVHGSDSPDSATREIALWFGEHVG from the coding sequence GTGACTGACGCAGCCGTGGAACGCACCCTGATCCTGGTCAAGCCGGACGGGGTGGCCCGCAACCTGACCGGGGTGATCCTGGCCCGGGTCGAGGCCAAGGGCTACCGCATCGTGGCGTTGCAGCAGCGCTCGGCCGATGAGGCGTTGCTGGCCCAGCACTACGCCGAGCACGTCGGCAAGCCGTTCTACCAGCCGCTGGTCGAGTTCATGTCCTCCGGCCCGGTGGTGGCCGTGGTGGCCGAGGGCCAACGGGTCATCGAGGGCTTTCGGGCGCTGGCCGGCGCCACCGATCCGAGCGTGGCGCTGCCGGGCACCATTCGCGGTGACCTTGGCCGCGACTGGGGCCTGAAGGTCCAGCAGAATCTCGTGCACGGCTCGGACTCACCCGATTCGGCCACGCGTGAGATCGCGCTCTGGTTCGGCGAGCACGTCGGCTGA
- the mreC gene encoding rod shape-determining protein MreC, with translation MRRLTRRQQLSAVVLAVIALLFISFDFAGGSLSNARGGATGALGSLYRGTDTVLGPVRRFVQGVPNVGGNRREIAQLKQRNAELRRQLAASAADAATARQLRALQLQADTADWRLMPARVIATGPGAGFQWSVTVDVGSREHVLAGQTVTDGQGLVGRVVSVHSTTSVVLLAADPTSAVGVRDVRSGALLLATGTGSGPLSARALADRADIRVGDRLVTGPAGKTTFAAGVEVGVVTSVTTGADGAVSARVRPAASQAGLDLVGIILQAPRGLARQALEPGSDR, from the coding sequence ATGCGCAGGCTCACCCGACGCCAGCAACTGTCAGCCGTGGTGCTCGCGGTGATCGCCCTGCTCTTCATCAGCTTCGACTTCGCCGGCGGCTCGTTGAGCAACGCCCGGGGCGGCGCCACCGGCGCGCTGGGCTCGCTCTACCGGGGCACCGACACGGTGCTGGGCCCGGTCCGGCGCTTCGTCCAGGGCGTGCCCAACGTCGGCGGCAACCGGCGCGAGATAGCGCAGCTCAAGCAGCGCAACGCCGAACTGCGCCGCCAGCTGGCGGCCTCGGCGGCCGACGCGGCCACCGCCAGGCAGCTACGGGCCCTGCAACTGCAGGCCGACACCGCCGACTGGCGGCTGATGCCGGCCCGGGTGATCGCCACCGGGCCCGGCGCCGGCTTCCAGTGGAGCGTCACGGTGGACGTGGGCAGCCGCGAGCACGTGCTGGCCGGCCAGACGGTGACCGACGGCCAGGGCCTGGTCGGCCGGGTGGTGTCGGTGCACAGCACCACCTCGGTGGTGCTGCTGGCGGCCGACCCGACGTCGGCGGTCGGCGTGCGCGACGTCCGCTCCGGCGCGCTGCTGCTGGCCACCGGAACCGGCAGCGGCCCGCTGAGCGCTCGCGCGCTGGCCGACCGGGCCGACATCCGGGTCGGGGACCGGCTGGTCACCGGGCCGGCCGGCAAGACCACCTTCGCCGCCGGGGTCGAGGTGGGCGTGGTGACCTCGGTGACCACCGGCGCCGACGGCGCGGTGTCGGCACGGGTGCGCCCGGCGGCCAGCCAGGCAGGCCTGGACCTGGTCGGCATCATCCTGCAGGCGCCTCGGGGCCTCGCGCGCCAGGCGCTGGAACCGGGCAGCGACCGGTGA
- a CDS encoding FtsW/RodA/SpoVE family cell cycle protein: MTGLTVPARWPLRAMADSRRLRSYDFVLLAAALLLCLIGALLVWSATRTRLQQAGANPQTYLAKHLLNTALATVLLVCAARVDSRVLRLIGPLLYLASILGLLAVFVIGSTINGAHAWIVLGGGFEVQPAEFAKLGVIAALAVLFGQHGARRPPGTPPGVRELVLGLALLALPLGLIMLQPDLGSALVLVAAGFGVLVAAGVRLRWLGGLLAVGVLAAVLALRTGMLDDYQLDRFAAFTNPSRDPQGVAYNINQADIAIAHGGLFGQGLFHGAQTRGAFVPEQHTDFIYSVAGEELGFAGSALIIGLFAVLLWRGMRIAFASVGSSRLVAVGIVCWLGFQAFQNIGMNLRLTPVTGLPLPFVSYGGSSMFAQALALGLLQAIHRRTAS, translated from the coding sequence ATGACCGGGCTGACGGTGCCGGCCAGGTGGCCGCTTCGGGCGATGGCCGACTCGCGCCGGCTGCGTTCCTATGACTTCGTGCTGCTGGCCGCCGCCCTGCTGCTGTGCCTGATCGGGGCGTTGCTGGTCTGGTCGGCCACCCGCACCCGGTTGCAGCAGGCTGGCGCCAATCCGCAGACCTACCTGGCCAAGCACCTGCTCAACACCGCCCTGGCCACGGTGCTGCTGGTCTGCGCGGCGCGGGTGGACTCCCGGGTGCTGCGGTTGATCGGCCCGCTGCTCTACCTGGCCAGCATCCTCGGCTTGCTCGCGGTGTTCGTGATCGGCTCGACCATCAACGGCGCCCATGCCTGGATCGTGCTGGGTGGCGGCTTCGAGGTGCAGCCGGCCGAGTTCGCCAAGCTGGGCGTGATCGCGGCGCTGGCCGTGCTGTTCGGCCAGCATGGCGCCCGGCGGCCGCCCGGCACCCCGCCCGGCGTCCGCGAGCTGGTGCTGGGACTGGCACTGCTGGCCCTGCCACTGGGCCTGATCATGCTGCAGCCGGACCTCGGCTCGGCCCTGGTGCTGGTGGCGGCCGGCTTCGGGGTGCTGGTGGCGGCCGGTGTCCGGCTCCGCTGGCTGGGTGGGCTGCTGGCCGTCGGAGTGCTGGCGGCGGTGCTGGCCCTGCGGACCGGCATGCTCGATGACTACCAGCTGGACAGGTTCGCCGCCTTCACCAACCCCAGCCGGGACCCCCAGGGGGTGGCCTACAACATCAACCAGGCCGACATCGCGATCGCGCACGGCGGCCTGTTCGGCCAGGGGTTGTTCCACGGCGCGCAGACCCGCGGCGCCTTCGTGCCCGAGCAGCACACCGACTTCATCTACTCGGTGGCCGGCGAGGAGCTGGGCTTCGCCGGCTCGGCGCTGATCATCGGGCTGTTCGCCGTGCTGCTCTGGCGCGGAATGCGGATCGCGTTCGCCTCGGTCGGCAGCTCGCGGCTGGTGGCCGTGGGAATCGTCTGCTGGCTGGGCTTCCAGGCGTTTCAGAACATCGGGATGAACCTTCGGCTCACCCCGGTGACCGGGCTGCCGCTGCCGTTCGTCTCCTACGGGGGATCGTCGATGTTCGCCCAGGCCCTGGCCCTGGGACTGCTGCAGGCAATCCACCGCAGAACGGCGTCCTGA
- a CDS encoding rod shape-determining protein — translation MAFTPMSLLGGDLLGGDLAVDLGTANTLVYARGRGIMLNEPSVVAIDTTTKAVVAVGAEAKRMIGRTPGHIRAVRPLQDGVIADYDITAEMLRYFVRKVIGRRAFAGPRVVICVPSGITSVEQRAVSESAYAAGARRVHIISEPMAAAIGAGLPVSQASGSMVIDIGGGTTEVAIIALAGIVSSTSLRVAGDALDRAIVDHIRSEFSMLIGERTAEELKISIGSAFPIAGPVRAEIRGRDVATGLPRNVAVSAEELRHAMSAPINRIVAAVRSTLDRCPPELAGDLVTRGIVLTGGGALLRGLDARLQHEIGIPVLVADRPLDSVVLGTATVVEQFESLHKVVVDGHRR, via the coding sequence ATGGCATTCACCCCGATGTCGCTGCTGGGCGGCGACCTGCTCGGCGGTGATCTGGCGGTCGACCTCGGAACGGCGAATACCCTTGTCTACGCACGGGGTCGCGGCATCATGCTCAACGAGCCGTCGGTGGTGGCGATCGACACCACCACCAAGGCGGTGGTCGCCGTCGGAGCCGAGGCCAAGCGGATGATCGGCCGGACGCCGGGCCACATCCGGGCAGTGCGGCCGTTGCAGGACGGCGTGATCGCCGACTACGACATCACCGCCGAGATGCTGCGCTACTTCGTCCGCAAGGTGATCGGCCGGCGGGCCTTCGCCGGCCCCCGGGTGGTGATCTGCGTGCCGAGCGGGATCACCTCGGTGGAGCAACGGGCGGTCAGCGAGTCCGCCTACGCGGCCGGCGCCCGGCGGGTGCACATCATCTCCGAGCCGATGGCCGCCGCGATCGGCGCCGGCCTGCCGGTCAGCCAGGCCTCCGGCTCGATGGTGATCGACATCGGCGGCGGCACCACCGAGGTCGCCATCATCGCCCTCGCCGGGATCGTGTCCAGCACCAGCCTGCGGGTCGCCGGTGACGCCCTGGACCGGGCGATCGTCGATCACATCCGCTCGGAGTTCTCGATGCTGATCGGCGAGCGCACCGCCGAGGAGCTCAAGATCTCGATCGGCTCGGCCTTTCCGATAGCCGGTCCGGTGCGGGCCGAGATCCGGGGCCGGGACGTGGCGACCGGCCTGCCCCGCAACGTCGCGGTCTCGGCCGAGGAGTTGCGCCACGCCATGAGCGCGCCGATCAACCGGATCGTGGCGGCGGTCCGCTCGACCCTGGACCGCTGCCCGCCGGAACTTGCCGGTGACCTGGTGACCCGGGGCATTGTGCTGACCGGCGGCGGCGCGCTGCTGCGCGGCCTGGACGCCCGGCTGCAGCACGAGATCGGCATTCCGGTGCTGGTCGCGGACCGGCCGCTGGACTCGGTGGTGCTGGGCACCGCCACCGTCGTCGAGCAGTTCGAGTCCCTGCACAAGGTCGTCGTCGACGGACACCGCCGTTGA
- a CDS encoding penicillin-binding transpeptidase domain-containing protein has translation MRSADPRLGSHRTRLSVLRLLIASLLLTLLARLSFVQLLDQDKPLQSAALTHLGSIVVPAPRGEILDSRGRVLVGNQNTQVLTVDRSALEQQDDNGAAVLARLAPVLSTTAANLRRAITPCGVRVPAPCWTGQPYQPVPVATGMDPSVLLAVTEHAELFPGVKVSSQSVLHYPGGSLAAHLLGYTGAVGPADQKANKALVDADTIGRSGLEESYDSVLRGVNGEQRVQLDPRGEAVGQDATIPARPGNTLVTSLDADVQALAERSLAAQIAASRAKGKPAPSGALVVMDPHTGRVIAAASYPTYDPAAFVGGISVTDYAKLTAPTAGDPLVGRAIAGAYAPGSTFKLISAADNVSTGATTLDGAYPCPGSMEVDGRTKTNFESRVYGTINLKYALQVSCDTFFYAPAVAEWQADQARVERGEKPLEQLQAMARAFGVAHSPGIDLPADEQASGSLGSRASRMASWKANKADYCAAAEKGYPDVANPTDRAYLTQLASENCTDGWRFFAGNNADTSIGQGDTTMSPLQLAAAYSAMLNGGKLFAPTLGWGVVDAAGRTVRTITPKVIRKVPVDKQVLGFIADSLHFEDSHSVSGAIAFDGSPIKTLIGAKTGTAEVYGKQDTSWMASWGPMQPGAPSSDARFVVVGMVEQSGTGSSAAGPMVRQVYEGLLGAYAPPVLPGGAPAGKLPKVTVRTPVARSVPGLPVVTSSAPASSAPASGSPASSAPASSAPASSSPARPTGTPSSSAVPRVLPTPSSSTTASARRTDGR, from the coding sequence ATGCGCTCGGCTGACCCGCGGCTGGGCTCGCACCGCACCCGGTTGTCGGTGCTGCGGCTGCTGATCGCCTCGCTGCTGCTGACCCTGCTGGCCCGGCTGTCCTTCGTCCAGCTGCTGGACCAGGACAAGCCCCTGCAGTCGGCCGCGCTGACCCATCTCGGCTCGATCGTGGTGCCGGCGCCGCGCGGTGAGATCCTCGATTCCCGGGGCCGGGTGCTGGTCGGCAACCAGAACACCCAGGTGCTGACGGTGGATCGCTCGGCACTGGAGCAGCAGGACGACAACGGCGCGGCGGTGCTGGCCCGGCTGGCCCCGGTGCTCTCGACCACGGCCGCCAACCTGCGCCGGGCGATCACCCCGTGCGGGGTGCGGGTTCCGGCGCCGTGCTGGACCGGCCAGCCGTACCAGCCGGTGCCGGTGGCGACCGGGATGGATCCCTCGGTGCTGCTGGCGGTCACCGAGCACGCGGAGCTGTTCCCCGGGGTCAAGGTCAGCAGCCAGAGCGTGCTGCACTATCCCGGCGGCAGCCTGGCCGCGCACCTGCTCGGCTACACCGGCGCGGTCGGGCCGGCGGACCAGAAAGCCAACAAGGCGCTGGTCGATGCCGACACGATCGGGCGCAGCGGGCTGGAGGAGTCCTATGACTCCGTGCTGCGCGGCGTCAACGGCGAGCAGCGGGTGCAGCTCGACCCGCGCGGCGAGGCGGTCGGCCAGGACGCCACGATCCCGGCCCGGCCCGGCAACACCCTGGTGACCAGCCTGGACGCCGACGTGCAGGCGCTGGCCGAGCGGTCACTGGCCGCCCAGATCGCGGCTTCGCGCGCCAAGGGCAAGCCGGCCCCCTCGGGGGCGCTGGTGGTGATGGATCCGCACACCGGCCGGGTGATCGCCGCCGCCAGCTACCCGACCTATGACCCCGCCGCGTTCGTCGGCGGGATCTCGGTCACCGACTACGCCAAGCTGACCGCCCCGACGGCCGGTGACCCGCTGGTCGGCCGGGCCATCGCCGGGGCCTACGCGCCCGGCTCGACGTTCAAGCTGATCAGCGCCGCCGACAACGTCAGCACCGGCGCGACCACCCTGGACGGCGCCTACCCGTGTCCGGGCTCGATGGAGGTCGACGGGCGCACCAAGACCAACTTCGAGTCCCGCGTCTACGGCACGATCAACCTCAAGTACGCGCTGCAGGTCTCCTGCGACACCTTCTTCTACGCCCCGGCGGTCGCCGAGTGGCAGGCCGACCAGGCCCGGGTCGAACGGGGCGAGAAGCCGCTGGAGCAGCTGCAGGCGATGGCCCGGGCGTTCGGGGTGGCGCACTCACCAGGCATCGACCTGCCCGCCGACGAGCAGGCCAGCGGCTCGCTCGGCAGCCGGGCCAGCCGGATGGCCAGCTGGAAGGCCAACAAGGCCGACTACTGCGCCGCCGCCGAGAAGGGTTATCCGGACGTGGCAAACCCCACTGACCGGGCCTACCTCACCCAGCTCGCCTCGGAGAACTGCACCGACGGCTGGCGGTTCTTCGCCGGCAACAACGCCGACACCTCGATCGGCCAGGGCGACACCACCATGTCACCGCTGCAGCTGGCGGCCGCGTACTCGGCAATGCTCAACGGCGGCAAGCTGTTCGCCCCGACGCTGGGCTGGGGCGTCGTCGACGCCGCCGGCCGGACCGTCCGCACGATCACCCCCAAGGTGATCCGCAAGGTGCCGGTCGACAAGCAGGTGCTGGGCTTCATCGCCGACTCGCTGCACTTCGAGGACAGCCACTCGGTCTCCGGCGCGATCGCCTTCGACGGCTCCCCGATCAAGACCCTGATCGGGGCCAAGACCGGCACCGCCGAGGTGTACGGCAAGCAGGACACCTCGTGGATGGCGTCCTGGGGCCCGATGCAGCCCGGCGCCCCGTCCAGTGACGCCAGGTTCGTGGTGGTCGGCATGGTCGAGCAGTCCGGCACCGGCTCCTCGGCGGCAGGGCCGATGGTCCGCCAGGTCTATGAGGGACTGCTCGGCGCGTACGCCCCGCCGGTGCTGCCCGGTGGGGCGCCGGCCGGCAAGCTGCCGAAGGTGACCGTCCGGACGCCGGTGGCACGCTCGGTGCCGGGCCTGCCGGTGGTCACCAGCAGCGCCCCGGCCAGCAGCGCCCCGGCCAGCGGCTCGCCGGCTAGCAGCGCCCCGGCTAGCAGCGCCCCGGCCAGCAGCTCGCCGGCCCGGCCGACGGGCACGCCGAGCAGCTCGGCGGTGCCCCGGGTGCTGCCCACGCCGAGCAGCTCGACCACCGCTTCGGCCCGCCGGACGGACGGCCGATGA